The Polyangiaceae bacterium genome includes a region encoding these proteins:
- a CDS encoding L,D-transpeptidase, whose translation MRRLAPVLFAATFACPARAEPLPWIEGGVPIATAVASVEIPEKDEPLFVRAGPQAARRGSAEMGARLPLFAAKRGAGCRGFWLMVGPLAWVCQDRVRLSSDAPVAARRDPISMPEGLPYRYHFVGRNGALGYRTLSVAEESEPDAELEPGFSVAVLSVAKRGGDPFGFTSKNLWIPMRDLGPARALPLRGAELTDGSLNVAWVFEDHADVYDKPGGTRLSSEVRPQWEQLALLETVVKKDRRWFRIGERRWVSDRDVRAPTPAPLPGEAAPGERWIDVDIPNQVLTAYEGERPVFATLVSTGKGRGKSVQATPLGTHRIWVKLLSSDMDNLEDEEASRYYAIQDVPWVMYFDKGYGLHGTFWHRSFGRVRSHGCVNLTPLDAQRLFNWTGPHLPAGWTAALPTAYDRGTLIRVR comes from the coding sequence ATGCGCCGACTCGCGCCCGTGCTCTTTGCAGCGACCTTCGCGTGCCCGGCGCGGGCCGAGCCGCTGCCGTGGATCGAGGGCGGCGTGCCCATCGCCACCGCCGTGGCCAGCGTGGAGATCCCCGAGAAGGACGAGCCGCTCTTCGTGCGCGCCGGCCCCCAGGCAGCGCGGCGCGGCTCCGCGGAGATGGGCGCGAGGCTGCCGCTCTTCGCCGCCAAGCGCGGCGCGGGCTGTCGCGGCTTCTGGCTCATGGTCGGGCCCCTGGCCTGGGTGTGTCAGGATCGCGTCCGGCTCTCGAGCGACGCTCCGGTGGCAGCGCGGCGCGATCCCATCTCGATGCCCGAGGGGCTGCCCTATCGCTACCACTTCGTCGGCCGGAACGGCGCGCTCGGCTACCGCACGCTCTCGGTGGCCGAGGAGAGCGAGCCGGACGCCGAGCTCGAGCCGGGCTTCTCCGTGGCGGTGCTCAGCGTCGCGAAGCGCGGCGGCGATCCGTTCGGCTTCACCAGCAAGAACCTCTGGATCCCGATGCGCGATCTGGGTCCCGCGCGCGCGCTGCCGCTGCGTGGTGCAGAGCTCACGGACGGGTCGCTGAACGTGGCCTGGGTCTTCGAGGACCACGCCGACGTCTACGACAAGCCCGGCGGCACGCGCCTCTCGTCGGAAGTGCGCCCGCAGTGGGAGCAGCTCGCGCTGCTCGAGACGGTCGTGAAGAAGGACCGCCGTTGGTTCCGCATCGGCGAGCGGCGCTGGGTCAGCGATCGCGACGTGCGGGCGCCGACGCCCGCGCCCCTGCCCGGTGAAGCCGCGCCCGGCGAGCGCTGGATCGACGTGGACATCCCGAACCAGGTCCTGACCGCCTACGAGGGCGAGCGTCCGGTGTTCGCCACCCTCGTCTCGACCGGCAAAGGCCGTGGCAAGAGCGTCCAGGCCACGCCGCTCGGCACCCACCGCATCTGGGTGAAGCTCCTCTCCAGCGACATGGACAACCTGGAGGACGAGGAGGCGAGCCGCTACTACGCCATCCAGGACGTGCCCTGGGTGATGTATTTCGACAAGGGCTACGGCCTGCACGGCACCTTCTGGCACCGCTCCTTCGGGCGGGTGCGCAGCCACGGCTGCGTGAACCTGACCCCACTGGACGCACAGCGTCTGTTCAACTGGACGGGACCGCACCTGCCCGCCGGCTGGACCGCGGCGCTGCCCACGGCGTACGACCGGGGCACCCTGATTCGGGTGCGCTGA
- a CDS encoding TerB family tellurite resistance protein, which translates to MSFDIGRDTVLALVAMAWADGKVDPAEAAGIRGAAQQLALNADDTKVMEAALGRQYSLDEVETLRMNRHTRLFTYAAAVWIATLDGATTADEEKTLALLGDRLGLSQIARDRAKGVALGLRSGPPSNRPGGFDLVALKSQLSAGLSQIGDD; encoded by the coding sequence ATGAGCTTCGACATCGGCCGCGACACGGTGCTCGCACTGGTGGCGATGGCGTGGGCCGACGGCAAGGTCGATCCCGCCGAAGCTGCCGGCATCCGCGGAGCGGCGCAGCAGCTCGCTCTGAACGCCGACGACACCAAGGTGATGGAGGCGGCGCTCGGGCGTCAGTACTCCCTGGACGAGGTGGAGACCCTGCGCATGAACCGCCACACTCGGCTGTTCACCTACGCGGCGGCCGTCTGGATCGCGACGCTGGACGGAGCCACTACCGCGGACGAGGAGAAGACGCTGGCGCTCCTCGGCGATCGCCTGGGCCTGTCGCAGATCGCGAGGGATCGCGCCAAGGGCGTCGCGCTCGGCCTGCGCAGCGGCCCGCCGTCGAACCGCCCGGGTGGCTTCGACCTGGTCGCCTTGAAGTCTCAGCTCTCGGCCGGGCTCAGCCAAATCGGCGACGACTGA
- a CDS encoding ATP synthase F0 subunit C produces MSKKKLALVVASLVTLFASSAFAQDGGAAANKFSAQSMAALAAGLAIGLAVLGGALGQGRAAAAALEGISRNPGAAARIQTPMILGLALIESLVLFAFAIAFLLQGKVI; encoded by the coding sequence ATGTCCAAGAAGAAGCTGGCGCTGGTCGTCGCGTCGCTCGTCACCCTGTTCGCTTCGAGCGCGTTCGCCCAGGACGGCGGCGCCGCCGCCAACAAGTTCTCGGCGCAGTCGATGGCCGCCCTCGCGGCCGGTCTCGCGATCGGTCTCGCCGTGCTCGGTGGCGCCTTGGGCCAGGGCCGCGCCGCGGCCGCCGCGCTCGAGGGCATCAGCCGCAACCCCGGCGCCGCGGCCCGCATCCAGACCCCGATGATCTTGGGTCTGGCGCTGATCGAGTCGCTGGTGCTGTTCGCCTTCGCCATCGCGTTCTTGCTCCAGGGCAAGGTCATCTGA
- the atpB gene encoding F0F1 ATP synthase subunit A, which yields MPEHASWLTLLLAHVKDTLSHNAGAIGDSFVGNHHPTWQSFEPITASLIVAVLVVLVAANVKARLANANEAVIPDDSLTLRTFMEAFLGYFYDLAKSVMDAERAKKYFPIIGTAATFVFFSNIMALIPGLPVATSSLNVTLGCALVVFIYFNMVGIQSNGMGYIKHLMGPKWWLAPLILPIELISLCVRPVTLAVRLMLNMAVDHLILGIFLALVAVFVPLPVMALGIVVVIVQTLVFTLLTSIYIGLATEHEEHH from the coding sequence ATGCCCGAACACGCCTCCTGGCTCACGCTGCTCCTGGCTCACGTCAAGGACACGCTCTCGCACAACGCGGGCGCCATCGGCGATTCCTTCGTCGGCAACCACCACCCGACCTGGCAGAGCTTCGAGCCCATCACCGCCTCGTTGATCGTCGCGGTCCTGGTGGTGCTCGTGGCCGCCAACGTGAAGGCGCGGCTGGCGAACGCGAACGAAGCCGTCATCCCCGACGACAGCCTGACCCTGCGCACCTTCATGGAAGCCTTCCTCGGCTACTTCTACGACCTCGCCAAGAGCGTCATGGATGCCGAGCGCGCCAAGAAGTACTTCCCCATCATCGGCACCGCGGCGACCTTCGTGTTCTTCTCGAACATCATGGCGCTGATCCCCGGGCTGCCGGTGGCTACCAGCAGCCTGAACGTCACGCTCGGTTGCGCGCTGGTGGTGTTCATCTACTTCAACATGGTCGGCATCCAGTCGAACGGCATGGGCTACATCAAGCACCTGATGGGCCCGAAGTGGTGGCTCGCGCCGCTGATCCTGCCCATCGAGCTGATCTCGCTGTGCGTGCGCCCGGTCACGCTCGCCGTCCGCCTCATGCTGAACATGGCGGTGGACCACTTGATCCTCGGCATCTTCCTGGCGCTGGTGGCCGTGTTCGTCCCGCTGCCGGTCATGGCCCTGGGCATCGTCGTGGTCATCGTCCAGACCCTCGTCTTCACCCTGCTCACGAGCATCTACATCGGGCTCGCGACGGAGCACGAAGAGCACCACTGA
- a CDS encoding AtpZ/AtpI family protein, whose amino-acid sequence MKQNWKGLGTYGTVGLELALSVLLGLFVGSWLDRKLGTRWFALVGFGFGLAAGVRTLWRALRQANEEADRLDREEREARKKFDDDDPDPH is encoded by the coding sequence GTGAAGCAAAACTGGAAAGGTCTCGGTACCTACGGGACGGTCGGGCTCGAGCTGGCGCTCAGCGTGCTGCTCGGCCTCTTCGTAGGGAGTTGGCTGGATCGGAAGCTCGGCACTCGCTGGTTCGCTCTGGTGGGTTTCGGCTTCGGTCTCGCCGCCGGTGTCCGAACGCTCTGGCGAGCCCTGCGCCAGGCCAACGAGGAGGCCGACCGCTTGGACCGCGAGGAGCGCGAAGCCAGGAAGAAGTTCGATGACGACGACCCTGACCCACACTGA
- a CDS encoding metallophosphoesterase, producing MNTLTKHIAFALSVGLSLAGGCVRPTEERAERDLEVGKAEGHGLRLEVSDGLAAVRRLDAGELVLWSSAPAWQLTLDTEPSAPTDWTVSLENVLPDVELSGPGAQVVLLEQKLPTRKMYRVSLPAGARTQLTLASPDRDDRAKWRFAVMSDVQEAIDDVHDLYQKVNQVPEVRFLLGAGDLTQQGSPEELDRFKTELASLDVPYYTTLGNHELGDDGPAYQDWYGRASFSFVFRGVRFSMLDSASASIDPLVFDWLDDWLSKGKSSVHIVAMHIPPVDPVGVRNGSFASRNEAAKLLTRLAKGSVDLTLYGHIHSYYSFDNAGIPAYISGGGGAIPERFDKVGRHFLVVDVDPEQGIDRVQMVEVD from the coding sequence ATGAACACACTGACCAAACACATCGCCTTCGCGCTCTCGGTCGGGCTCTCCCTGGCGGGCGGCTGCGTGCGACCCACGGAGGAGCGAGCCGAGCGCGACCTCGAGGTCGGCAAGGCCGAGGGCCACGGCCTCCGGCTCGAGGTCTCGGACGGGCTCGCGGCGGTGCGCCGGCTCGACGCCGGAGAGCTCGTGCTCTGGAGCAGCGCCCCAGCCTGGCAGCTCACGCTGGACACCGAGCCGAGCGCGCCCACCGACTGGACCGTCAGCCTGGAGAACGTGCTGCCCGACGTCGAGCTCAGCGGTCCGGGGGCGCAGGTCGTGTTGCTCGAGCAGAAGCTCCCGACTCGCAAGATGTATCGGGTGAGCCTCCCGGCTGGCGCTCGCACTCAGCTCACGCTGGCCTCGCCGGATCGGGACGACCGCGCGAAGTGGCGCTTCGCCGTGATGAGCGACGTGCAGGAGGCCATCGACGACGTCCATGACCTCTACCAGAAGGTGAACCAGGTGCCGGAAGTGCGCTTCTTGCTCGGCGCCGGGGACCTCACTCAGCAAGGCAGCCCCGAAGAGCTGGACCGCTTCAAGACCGAGCTCGCGTCGCTCGACGTGCCCTACTACACGACGCTCGGCAACCACGAGCTCGGCGACGACGGGCCGGCTTACCAGGACTGGTACGGGCGCGCGAGCTTCAGCTTCGTCTTCAGGGGCGTGCGCTTCTCCATGCTGGACTCCGCCAGCGCCAGCATCGACCCGCTGGTCTTCGACTGGCTCGACGACTGGCTGAGCAAGGGCAAGAGCTCCGTACACATCGTCGCCATGCACATCCCGCCGGTCGATCCGGTGGGTGTGCGCAACGGCTCGTTTGCCAGCCGCAACGAGGCGGCCAAGCTCTTGACGCGGCTGGCCAAGGGCAGCGTGGACCTGACCCTGTACGGTCACATCCACAGCTACTACTCCTTCGACAACGCCGGCATCCCGGCCTACATCTCCGGCGGCGGCGGCGCGATCCCGGAGCGCTTCGACAAGGTGGGCCGGCACTTCCTGGTCGTGGACGTCGATCCCGAGCAGGGGATCGATCGGGTTCAGATGGTGGAGGTGGACTGA
- the rdgB gene encoding RdgB/HAM1 family non-canonical purine NTP pyrophosphatase encodes MLPAVTIVLATSNEGKASELRSLLADLPVQLVTTAEVLGEKLSLPEDGDTFEANAIQKAKAICTATRMIALADDSGLEVDALGGRPGVRSARFAHDRATDAENNAALLRALEEAERDEERSARFRCVLALASPWLGDEVKTSEGRVEGVIARDPRGSGGFGYDPLFLATEAEGRAMAELSEEEKNRISHRARAVRALRPVLIAVMNAQLDEAERIAG; translated from the coding sequence ATGTTGCCCGCGGTCACCATCGTCCTCGCGACCTCGAACGAGGGCAAAGCCTCGGAGCTCCGGTCCCTGCTCGCCGACCTGCCGGTGCAGCTGGTGACCACCGCCGAGGTGCTGGGTGAGAAGCTCTCCTTGCCGGAGGACGGCGACACCTTCGAGGCCAACGCGATCCAGAAGGCCAAGGCCATCTGCACGGCCACGCGCATGATTGCCCTGGCGGACGACAGCGGTCTGGAGGTGGACGCGCTCGGCGGGCGCCCGGGCGTGCGCTCCGCCCGCTTCGCGCACGATCGTGCCACCGACGCGGAGAACAACGCGGCGCTGCTCCGGGCCCTCGAGGAGGCGGAGCGTGACGAAGAACGAAGCGCGCGCTTTCGCTGTGTGCTCGCGCTGGCCAGCCCTTGGCTGGGCGACGAGGTCAAGACCTCGGAAGGGCGAGTCGAGGGCGTCATCGCCCGGGACCCACGCGGCAGCGGCGGCTTCGGCTACGACCCGCTCTTCCTCGCGACCGAAGCGGAGGGCCGGGCCATGGCCGAGCTCAGCGAAGAAGAGAAGAACCGCATCAGTCATCGCGCCCGCGCCGTACGCGCGCTGCGACCCGTGCTGATCGCGGTGATGAACGCCCAGCTCGACGAGGCCGAGCGCATTGCTGGCTGA
- a CDS encoding glycosyltransferase family 2 protein — MLGVALIAIIAYTYLGYPLGVALWARLFPRVVLRREGYQPSVSILLSVANGAEHLPDKLASLSALDYPAELLEILICSDGSSDATSAIVRAAADRDPRIQLLENPTRLGKPSALNRLREASRHEVLVLTDVRQPISSNAVRELVAPLGDPSVGCVSGNLVLDGATGAGAYWRYERFIRGSEGRLGRMVGVSGALYAVRRADFPSLPPDVILDDVFVPLSVALKGKGVIFVDSAQAFDRALDDEHEFSRKVRTLAGNFQLVALMPALLWPASQPWFTLLSHKLLRLFCPWALVLLFFTSLALTLGPARAPAVWPALLLFQIAFYLLAALGGRAGRVGSLARTFVVLNVAAVVGLWRFARGRQAVTW, encoded by the coding sequence CTGCTGGGTGTCGCCCTGATCGCGATCATCGCCTACACCTACCTGGGCTATCCGCTCGGGGTGGCGCTCTGGGCTCGGTTGTTCCCCCGGGTCGTGCTCCGGCGGGAGGGATATCAGCCGAGCGTGAGCATCCTGCTCTCGGTGGCGAACGGCGCCGAGCACTTGCCGGACAAGCTCGCCAGCTTGAGCGCCCTCGACTACCCGGCTGAGCTCTTGGAGATCCTGATCTGCTCCGACGGGTCGAGTGACGCGACCAGCGCCATCGTCCGGGCAGCCGCGGACCGGGATCCGCGGATCCAGCTCTTGGAGAACCCCACGCGGCTCGGCAAGCCGTCGGCGCTCAATCGTCTGCGCGAGGCCTCTCGGCACGAGGTGCTGGTGCTGACCGACGTTCGTCAGCCGATCTCGTCGAACGCCGTGCGCGAGCTGGTCGCTCCGCTCGGAGACCCGAGCGTCGGCTGCGTGTCCGGCAACCTGGTGCTGGACGGCGCGACCGGCGCCGGGGCGTACTGGCGCTACGAGCGCTTCATCCGCGGCTCGGAGGGACGCCTGGGCAGGATGGTCGGCGTGAGCGGTGCGCTCTACGCCGTCCGCCGCGCGGACTTCCCGAGCCTGCCCCCCGACGTCATCCTCGACGACGTCTTCGTCCCGCTCAGCGTGGCCTTGAAGGGCAAGGGCGTGATCTTCGTGGACTCGGCCCAGGCCTTCGACCGAGCCCTCGACGACGAGCACGAGTTCTCGCGCAAGGTGCGCACGCTGGCGGGCAACTTCCAGCTGGTCGCGTTGATGCCGGCGCTCTTGTGGCCGGCGAGCCAGCCTTGGTTCACGCTGCTGTCGCACAAGCTGCTCCGGCTCTTCTGCCCGTGGGCGCTCGTGCTCCTGTTCTTCACGTCGCTGGCGCTCACGCTCGGCCCGGCGCGGGCGCCGGCCGTCTGGCCCGCGCTACTGCTCTTTCAGATCGCGTTCTACCTGCTCGCCGCCCTCGGCGGCCGGGCTGGCCGCGTCGGCTCCCTGGCGCGCACGTTCGTGGTGCTGAACGTCGCTGCCGTCGTCGGCCTGTGGCGATTCGCGCGAGGACGCCAAGCCGTCACCTGGTGA
- a CDS encoding glycosyltransferase — protein MRVAHVLSSFELGGQERVALDLCRAQRAAGHVVLAVSLAPAEGGALVSAFRASGVELEHVGRRDGFDLGLVPRLARLLRQRRVDVVHTHNPRALVYGAPAGKLAGAVVIHSKHGVNPDPPRRRLLRRAAAHWVDAYVAVVESLARIAEEERECDPERLHVVANGIDLSRFAPDPAARRAIRAELGIADSAWVIGTVGRLAPEKDHTLLVQATEALRSTDVQVVIVGDGPERARLEGARFVHLPGSKSDVPRWLAAFDVFALSSRSEGLPLALIEAMATELPVVATRVGGVADLVEDTVSGWLVPAGDAAAFASALRALSDDRPRARGMGRAGRARVLERHSAERMARQYDGLYRMCIARRRLRHARVRGGGLVT, from the coding sequence ATGCGCGTCGCCCACGTCCTCTCCTCGTTCGAGCTCGGCGGGCAGGAACGCGTCGCGCTCGATCTGTGCAGGGCTCAACGCGCGGCGGGACACGTGGTGCTGGCCGTGTCGCTGGCGCCGGCGGAGGGCGGCGCGCTGGTGAGCGCCTTCCGCGCCTCGGGCGTCGAGCTCGAGCACGTCGGTCGGCGCGACGGCTTCGATCTCGGGCTGGTCCCGCGCCTGGCGCGGCTGCTCCGGCAGAGGCGCGTTGACGTGGTCCACACCCACAACCCACGGGCGCTGGTCTACGGCGCGCCGGCGGGGAAGCTGGCGGGCGCAGTGGTGATCCACAGCAAACACGGCGTGAACCCGGATCCGCCGCGCCGTCGCCTGCTGCGCCGGGCTGCCGCGCACTGGGTCGACGCCTACGTGGCCGTGGTGGAGTCCTTGGCACGCATCGCGGAAGAAGAGCGCGAGTGCGACCCCGAACGCTTGCACGTCGTGGCGAACGGCATCGACCTGTCTCGGTTCGCGCCGGACCCAGCGGCGCGTCGCGCGATCCGCGCCGAGCTCGGTATCGCCGACTCGGCCTGGGTGATCGGCACAGTGGGGCGGCTGGCTCCGGAGAAGGACCACACCTTACTCGTCCAAGCGACGGAGGCGCTCCGCAGCACGGACGTCCAGGTGGTGATCGTCGGCGACGGGCCCGAGCGCGCGCGGCTCGAGGGCGCTCGCTTCGTACACCTGCCGGGCTCGAAGAGCGACGTCCCGCGCTGGCTCGCCGCGTTCGACGTGTTCGCGCTCTCTTCGAGGTCGGAGGGTCTGCCGCTCGCGCTGATCGAGGCCATGGCCACGGAGTTGCCCGTCGTCGCCACGCGCGTGGGCGGCGTGGCCGATCTGGTCGAGGACACGGTCTCCGGCTGGCTCGTTCCGGCGGGTGACGCCGCCGCGTTCGCGTCTGCGCTCCGGGCGTTGTCGGACGATCGCCCTCGGGCACGCGGCATGGGCCGTGCGGGTCGCGCGCGCGTGCTAGAGCGGCACTCCGCCGAGCGCATGGCGCGCCAGTACGACGGGCTCTACCGGATGTGTATCGCGCGGCGCAGGCTGCGACACGCCCGCGTGCGCGGAGGAGGGCTGGTAACGTGA
- a CDS encoding sugar transferase codes for MTTWSSELSRPQPSARAPRTSARHRSIPLSVRVVKRSIDVAFGLSGMLLMVPIAPLIALAIRLESPGPVLYRQKRVVAVTRRDPHGHLTFRQFDMLKFRTMRVDAESATGAVLAQENDPRVTRIGKFLRKTRLDELPQLWHVLRGDMSLVGPRPERPELLENLALAIPFFEERLHDTKPGLTGFAQVSLGYAGSIPTDSPLSPWAQTLVDPFHLHLSQLSLADDMRVKLLYDVAYATALERFWTYLRLELWIIVKTPLVMLRGVGR; via the coding sequence ATGACGACCTGGTCATCGGAGCTATCTCGACCCCAACCATCGGCACGAGCACCCCGGACGAGCGCTCGTCACCGCAGCATTCCGCTTTCGGTCCGGGTCGTCAAGCGCAGCATCGACGTCGCGTTCGGGCTCTCGGGCATGCTGCTGATGGTGCCCATCGCGCCGCTGATCGCGCTCGCCATTCGGCTCGAGTCACCGGGACCCGTGCTCTACCGCCAGAAGCGCGTCGTCGCGGTGACCCGCCGGGATCCCCACGGACACTTGACGTTCAGGCAGTTCGACATGCTCAAGTTCCGCACCATGCGCGTGGACGCCGAGTCGGCCACCGGCGCCGTGCTCGCCCAGGAGAACGACCCGCGCGTCACCCGCATCGGCAAGTTCCTGCGCAAGACCCGGCTCGACGAGCTCCCGCAGCTCTGGCACGTGCTCCGGGGTGACATGAGCCTGGTGGGTCCACGCCCGGAGCGCCCGGAGCTCCTGGAGAACCTGGCCCTGGCGATCCCGTTCTTCGAGGAGCGGCTGCACGACACCAAGCCCGGCCTGACCGGATTCGCCCAGGTATCGCTCGGATACGCCGGCAGCATCCCAACCGACAGCCCGCTTTCACCCTGGGCGCAGACCCTCGTGGATCCGTTCCACCTCCACCTGTCGCAGCTCTCGCTGGCGGACGACATGCGGGTCAAGCTCCTCTACGACGTCGCGTACGCGACGGCGCTCGAGAGGTTCTGGACGTACCTGAGGCTCGAGCTCTGGATCATCGTCAAGACCCCCCTGGTCATGCTGAGGGGCGTGGGGCGCTGA
- a CDS encoding ATP-binding protein yields MLRVVASSCKLLRSQRAKTQETGRSEHHDFDNEVVSAVGEVFNNIAIHGYAGGVAGNVEIEIQIEESGLVLRLADTGKSFDLLADTAATLPNLPESHMGLFIVRSFMDEVRYEVGNGSGKPNVLTLTKRY; encoded by the coding sequence GTGCTCCGGGTCGTCGCTTCGAGCTGCAAGCTGCTGCGCTCACAGCGGGCAAAGACGCAAGAAACGGGCCGTTCCGAGCATCATGACTTCGACAACGAGGTCGTGTCTGCGGTTGGTGAAGTGTTCAACAACATCGCCATCCACGGGTACGCCGGCGGCGTGGCGGGGAACGTCGAGATCGAGATCCAGATCGAGGAAAGCGGCCTGGTCCTGCGTCTGGCGGACACCGGCAAATCTTTCGACCTCCTGGCGGACACGGCGGCCACGCTGCCCAACCTGCCGGAATCCCACATGGGGCTGTTCATCGTGCGCTCTTTCATGGACGAGGTGCGCTACGAAGTCGGGAACGGCTCGGGCAAGCCGAACGTGCTCACGCTGACCAAGCGGTACTAG
- a CDS encoding glycosyltransferase — MRALLVSYAFPPVGGAGVQRMLKLAKYLPEHGVTPTVLTVKNPSVPLLDPSLLSELPAGLEVERARTLEPAYAAKALAWKAQAAIEPSLSSRSTTRAARAVKSLLVPDPQVLWLPGAGLAVAAHLLPRRSLDVVLVSGPPFSSHLLGLLARLRPGVGVVLDYRDEWTTTRRVYEMAGSAAFDAVLERACLHAAHRVTTATEAFRRELLERFGFLAPENVVTIENGYDPADLELEPPARGSERLVLTYTGTVFRLTSAEGFIEGVRRLHQTEPELARLFDIRFVGRIVDTEQRHFEGSEALGIQRLGYVPHARAVEELARCHVALCLLDACEGAERIYPAKIFEILGLRRPCLALCPEGALAELVRSQQLGEVVPPRDAERIASALAGLARRFRAGELPSESEPLEPERFDRRRQAGRFARVLESAAVAGRSSRHAAVADSRGLGQSWHNQIAIGRSGQDPRE, encoded by the coding sequence ATGCGTGCGCTGCTCGTCTCGTACGCCTTCCCTCCAGTGGGTGGCGCCGGCGTCCAGCGCATGTTGAAGCTCGCGAAGTACCTGCCGGAGCACGGCGTCACGCCGACGGTGCTCACGGTGAAGAACCCGTCGGTTCCGCTGCTCGATCCATCCCTGCTCAGCGAGCTGCCGGCCGGGCTCGAGGTGGAGCGCGCGCGGACTCTGGAGCCGGCGTACGCGGCGAAGGCCCTGGCGTGGAAGGCTCAGGCGGCAATCGAGCCGAGCCTCTCCTCGCGCTCGACCACGCGGGCCGCGCGGGCGGTCAAGTCGCTGCTGGTGCCGGACCCGCAGGTCTTGTGGTTGCCCGGAGCGGGCCTCGCAGTCGCAGCTCACCTCTTGCCGCGGCGCTCGCTGGACGTGGTGCTGGTCAGCGGTCCGCCATTCTCGTCGCACCTGCTCGGTCTGCTCGCTCGGCTCCGGCCGGGTGTGGGCGTGGTGCTCGACTATCGCGACGAGTGGACGACCACCCGGCGCGTGTACGAGATGGCGGGCTCGGCGGCCTTCGACGCAGTCCTGGAGCGGGCCTGCCTGCACGCCGCGCACCGGGTCACGACCGCTACCGAGGCCTTCCGCCGAGAGCTGCTCGAGCGCTTCGGGTTTCTCGCGCCCGAGAACGTCGTCACCATCGAGAACGGCTACGATCCGGCGGACCTCGAGCTCGAGCCGCCCGCCCGAGGCAGCGAACGCCTGGTCTTGACCTACACCGGGACGGTCTTCCGGCTGACCAGCGCCGAGGGTTTCATCGAGGGCGTGCGCCGCCTCCACCAGACGGAGCCGGAGCTCGCGCGGCTGTTCGACATCCGCTTCGTCGGCCGCATCGTGGACACCGAGCAGCGCCACTTCGAAGGCAGCGAAGCGCTCGGTATCCAGCGGCTCGGGTACGTTCCGCACGCGCGCGCCGTCGAGGAGCTGGCCCGTTGCCACGTCGCGCTCTGCCTGCTCGACGCCTGCGAAGGCGCCGAGCGGATCTACCCCGCGAAGATCTTCGAGATCCTCGGGCTCCGGCGTCCGTGCTTGGCGCTCTGTCCCGAAGGCGCGTTGGCGGAGCTGGTGCGAAGCCAGCAGCTAGGCGAGGTCGTGCCTCCGCGCGACGCCGAGCGCATCGCGTCGGCGCTTGCCGGGCTCGCACGGAGATTCCGAGCCGGAGAGCTGCCTTCGGAGAGCGAGCCGCTCGAGCCGGAGCGTTTCGACCGCCGCCGCCAGGCGGGGCGATTTGCCCGCGTCCTGGAGAGCGCAGCGGTTGCCGGACGCTCGAGTCGGCACGCAGCGGTAGCAGACTCGCGTGGACTTGGGCAGTCTTGGCACAACCAGATCGCGATCGGCAGGAGTGGCCAAGACCCACGGGAATGA